The stretch of DNA gaaaaaaaaacaaaacatgtggcttttttttttttttaaaccatcatCATTTCTGAATCCAATGTTCTCATATCAGCTTTTGTAATCTTTGCTTTCAGTCTCAGATAAGAAAAGGGCGATGATGGTCATCCATGAAGGAACAGGAAAATATCTCCATTCTCACAGAAGATACCAGGATACCTGAAGGAATGAGACAAATATGTAATATGTTGCACAACACATCTTACAAGAGGTCTTTGAACAACCTATTGAAGGATTTTAACAGCTCTGTAGAGTTCCTGGACTAAAAATGTATGTACAGCAGTGttctcactgaagaaaaaaaaaaaacatttcaaaattcacacaaatatgttttatgtagataaaaaaaataattattttgttacAATGTGCACTTTCAAAACAATGTTAACTGTGAACCTAGACATGTCAGTGCAGTTTTGATGGACACAGGATGGTTTTGGCTGTATTTGACAGTTATGACTGACTTGTAGCTTTTGTAGACTCAACATGGGAAAGAGGGTAGAAGCAGAATGTGCTTGAAACATTGTATTGCAGTCAGAACCAGTACCGATCAGATTGTTTTATACatgtttgtgattgtaattaTTTGTTCATCTCAAGTGGGAGTAAAACTTCCTGAAATGTCTCTgatagattaaataaaaactcataATCAAACTGTTTGTAGTATATctatctttaattttaattttaaacctgAGAGTCTGATGAAAACAGACTCTCAGGTCTGTTTTCATTAGACTCTCAGGTTGTTGCAGTTATTCTGACCCACTCTTCTCTGCAACATTGCTTCAGTTCATGGAAGGCtgcagacaaataaaatattcaattatgAATACCTAAATAAGAAAAAGAGGCGGCACTATTTTAGTTgtcaaaatttcaacatttattcaGACTTTAACTCAACAGAAGAATGAAACCTTGGCAAACAGAGCACAAAGTTTATTTAAACTGATCCACAAACAATGAGAAACTACAGAAATCTCCCCAACATGACATAAACATCTCAGCAAACCGACAGGAATATGATGAGTTGGGAGTAATTTGGTGCAATCTGCTACCGATCTGAACTCATGTCACCTCGACCACCTGCCTCAGATTCTCTATTAGTGGAGCCAACTCCTTCTCCAGACTCATGATGAGGCCTGAGGACACAGAAACACGTCTTAGCTCAGCTGTTATCCCccttttaaaatgattgtaaCAATGCATTTTACCTGTGTTGGCGTTGCTGCTGGCGATGAAGCTGATGACCAGAGGGAGCCGATTAAACTGCACAATCTGTTCAGCACAAACATAACACGGGATCATCGAGGCAGAATATCAAATCCTCAGCTTAATCCAACATAATGGATGCAGAGCTGATAAACCAGCAACACTGTATGATGCCATCATGTCAACATGGACCAAAATCAAGTACCGTAATCAATATTATCAACTAAAGGGTAAGATGTTATTGGAAACTGCAGACTTGGGTGCTGATGTGACAcaatcacaaaacatttttgaaatttgaaacataaatgtttttgtcatttaggaACATTAAATGGAGACCACACAACATCTAAATGTGCTTTTTCAGAAGgttttaagaaaacacaaaataaccaCATGGAGATTTACGTATTTGAGTATTTCCAAGAAGTCAAAGTTGAATCCTGACAAAAAAACGCTAGGGGTTAATactatttgtgaaaaaaaacattcactgtTTCTAGTATTAACTCTACACTATGATTTAATCTACAGTTATGGGAAACAGTCCCCCTTACAGCTACCTGTACCACCTTGTCTAAAGCACTTTCAGCAGAACATTTCTCTCTGACTTTATCAGTCTCACATCACTGTGATAGAATTGTGGCCCGCCTTTTTACCCAGTATTGCCTGACCTCATTGAGCCTTGCAGACCCACATATGTACACATCTCTCTTGCTGTGCTCCCACTACAACATTTCATGCAGAAGGAAGTCTGGTGGAGTGATCATAACTCATTGATGCTATTCTTTTTGCAGCCACTCTATTGATGCTTCGTTCAAAATAATCATCCTTTGGGTAACCCAAGCTTTCGTCAAGCTTTAATTGTCAGAGAGATGACCTCACATTTCActctcacccacacacacacacacccctacacaagTGTTTGTGGTTGACTCAGTGCCTGCTAAATGAGCCTGAGTCTTCCGTCGTTCTTTTTGCCATTGTGTAGACAAGAcattaagaacaaaaaaagaaattaaatatgtttgagGAGGTCAAGTCTAACACCAGTATATTATGTATCTTCTAACCTGGTAGGAGTTGTAATAGCAGATGATGCTCTTGTTTTTAGAGAGGCCAAGCTTGCTGCCCTGATCCGTAGCAAGAGCAAAGGTGGATAAGAAGCCAGGTCTCAGGGCATGGACTGGGGCGCTGTCATTGGCAACTGCAGGGATACAGCATTCATCCACATAAGAGAAATAGAAACCATCTC from Xiphophorus hellerii strain 12219 chromosome 19, Xiphophorus_hellerii-4.1, whole genome shotgun sequence encodes:
- the lamtor3 gene encoding ragulator complex protein LAMTOR3 → MADDLKRYLYKQLQSVEGLHAVVVTDRDGVPVIKVANDSAPVHALRPGFLSTFALATDQGSKLGLSKNKSIICYYNSYQIVQFNRLPLVISFIASSNANTGLIMSLEKELAPLIENLRQVVEVT